The Drosophila biarmipes strain raj3 chromosome 2L, RU_DBia_V1.1, whole genome shotgun sequence genome has a window encoding:
- the LOC108021915 gene encoding uncharacterized protein LOC108021915 — MDKEFVGNLMAAILEWLKVTQWRWVPTTDNAADDATRSQNKADLRPESRCLSGPAFLRQPSNVWPVPEEGTERVPHAPDEEELPSEFALMATNDFAIAIQRFSSFSRLVRTTAWVLRFADRPNGNRSPAR; from the coding sequence ATGGACAAGGAGTTTGTTGGCAACCTAATGGCGGCGATTTTGGAGTGGTTGAAAGTTACCCAGTGGCGATGGGTACCTACAACTGACAACGCAGCGGATGATGCGACGCGGTCGCAGAATAAGGCGGACCTTAGGCCGGAATCACGTTGTCTAAGCGGACCCGCATTTTTGAGGCAGCCATCGAACGTCTGGCCGGTGCCTGAGGAGGGAACCGAGCGTGTTCCACATGCGCCTGATGAAGAGGAGTTGCCCAGTGAGTTTGCATTGATGGCCACAAATGATTTCGCCATTGCGATCCAGAGATTCTCGAGCTTCAGTCGCCTGGTGAGGACCACAGCCTGGGTCTTGAGGTTTGCAGACAGGCCCAATGGGAATCGTTCCCCGGCGAGATGA